A single Candidatus Spechtbacterales bacterium DNA region contains:
- the argS gene encoding arginine--tRNA ligase, whose amino-acid sequence MLRNKVQTSVKRAVNNLQKRGELPDVKIPRPKVTTPTRAGQGDYSASIAMQIASTSGRKPKTIAKIIQKELLADERLVKTFPDIQVAPPGFINFYIAPDRLKNLLWKVFNSDHFGEVNFGKEKKLNIEFGSINPTGELHVGHARTFFYSDALANILKFAGYKVTREYYVNNARQSAQIKELGKTVLGNGTSYKGPYLDKKIKENSKSLKRYKSYSAAGYFMSGKIQKDIEDFLTKEARVVFDVWFEEESLYKKGEVSSVLRELKKRKLTYENEGALWLKTTKYGDRQDQVLVRGNGENTYFTTDIAYHRNKARRGFDKFIDVWGADHHGHLRRMNAALQMLSIKNMDVLIAQFVRLKGGEKLSKRRGVIVTVRDLIEETGLDAVRYFYITKSLDSQMEFDIKLAREQSQKNPVYYIQYTHARICSILRKATSNKQQATSEIKKKELEVLNGVGELELIRKLIIFPEIVEDIARDYQVHRLATYVYELAQEFNQFYRDYRVIDEDASGASAQVKEIN is encoded by the coding sequence CTATTGCTATGCAAATTGCTTCTACATCGGGAAGAAAGCCAAAAACCATAGCTAAAATAATTCAAAAAGAGCTTCTTGCGGATGAGCGTCTCGTTAAAACATTTCCGGACATTCAGGTGGCGCCTCCGGGGTTTATAAATTTTTATATAGCCCCTGATCGGTTAAAAAATTTACTTTGGAAGGTTTTTAATTCTGATCACTTTGGAGAAGTTAATTTTGGAAAAGAAAAAAAACTCAACATAGAGTTTGGATCTATAAACCCCACAGGAGAGCTTCATGTCGGGCACGCGCGCACCTTTTTTTACAGTGATGCTCTGGCAAATATTCTTAAGTTTGCCGGATATAAAGTTACCAGGGAATACTATGTTAATAACGCGCGCCAAAGCGCGCAAATAAAAGAGCTTGGCAAGACAGTGTTGGGAAATGGAACATCCTACAAAGGGCCTTATTTGGATAAAAAAATAAAAGAAAACTCAAAGTCTTTAAAGCGATATAAAAGTTATAGTGCGGCCGGATATTTTATGTCCGGTAAAATACAAAAGGATATTGAGGATTTTTTGACAAAAGAGGCTCGGGTTGTATTTGATGTCTGGTTTGAAGAAGAGAGTTTATACAAAAAAGGAGAAGTTTCATCTGTTTTGCGTGAACTTAAAAAAAGAAAGCTCACATACGAGAACGAAGGCGCTTTATGGCTTAAGACAACCAAATATGGAGACAGGCAGGACCAGGTTTTAGTAAGGGGTAACGGGGAAAATACATATTTTACTACCGATATTGCCTATCATCGTAATAAAGCGCGGCGCGGATTTGATAAGTTTATAGATGTATGGGGCGCCGACCATCACGGACACTTGCGCCGAATGAACGCGGCTCTGCAGATGTTGAGTATAAAAAATATGGATGTGTTGATAGCTCAGTTTGTGCGCCTAAAGGGAGGAGAAAAGCTTTCTAAGAGAAGAGGGGTTATAGTTACTGTTAGAGACCTTATAGAAGAGACGGGCCTTGATGCTGTAAGGTATTTTTACATTACAAAATCTCTTGACAGCCAGATGGAATTTGATATTAAACTTGCGCGCGAGCAGTCGCAAAAAAATCCTGTATATTATATTCAGTATACACATGCGCGAATATGTTCCATATTGCGCAAAGCAACAAGCAACAAGCAACAAGCAACAAGTGAGATAAAGAAAAAAGAGCTGGAAGTTTTAAATGGCGTGGGCGAACTTGAGCTCATTCGTAAACTTATAATATTTCCTGAGATAGTAGAGGATATAGCGCGCGATTACCAGGTGCATCGTCTTGCAACTTATGTATATGAGCTGGCGCAGGAATTTAATCAATTTTATAGAGATTACAGGGTAATAGATGAAGATGCTTCGGGAGCCTCAGCACAAGTTAAAGAGATAAACC